From Fimbriimonadaceae bacterium, the proteins below share one genomic window:
- a CDS encoding ferredoxin family protein — protein MPYVITEPCCGVKDKSCMTVCPVDCIYEADDMLFIHPDECIDCGLCEPECPVTAIFTEDDVPPNWRHYIEMNATEARRIASSND, from the coding sequence ATGCCCTATGTGATCACCGAGCCCTGCTGCGGCGTGAAAGACAAGTCGTGCATGACGGTGTGCCCCGTGGATTGCATCTACGAGGCCGACGACATGCTCTTCATCCACCCCGACGAGTGCATCGATTGCGGGCTGTGCGAGCCCGAGTGCCCCGTCACCGCCATCTTCACCGAAGACGACGTGCCGCCCAATTGGCGCCATTACATCGAGATGAACGCCACCGAAGCGCGACGAATCGCCAGTTCGAATGACTGA
- the ric gene encoding iron-sulfur cluster repair di-iron protein: MNHPHLDRPVGQLVAEQPGRSRVFERWGIDYCCGGKKTLGAVCETKQLDPNDLVRDLETADADPAGSGTDWRIEPLSTLCDHIEEKHHGFLRQALPRLSMLAAKVAERHGERDPRLVKVRDIFEEFRAELESHMLKEERILFPAIRSLEAGQPSHGVAGPIEVMHAEHDHAGADLAAMRGLTDEFRPAADACNTHRALLHALAELEADMHQHVHKENNILFPRAIEKEGVPT; the protein is encoded by the coding sequence ATGAACCATCCACACCTCGATCGACCCGTCGGCCAACTCGTTGCCGAACAACCTGGACGTTCCCGCGTGTTCGAGCGCTGGGGCATCGATTACTGCTGCGGGGGCAAGAAGACCCTCGGCGCGGTCTGCGAAACCAAACAGCTCGACCCCAACGATCTCGTGCGCGACCTGGAGACGGCCGACGCCGACCCCGCCGGGAGCGGGACCGACTGGAGAATCGAACCGCTCTCCACCCTTTGCGACCACATCGAGGAGAAGCACCACGGCTTCCTCCGGCAGGCGCTGCCGCGCCTTTCGATGCTCGCCGCCAAGGTCGCCGAGCGCCACGGCGAGCGCGATCCCCGGCTGGTCAAAGTGCGCGACATCTTCGAGGAGTTTCGCGCCGAGCTCGAGAGCCACATGCTGAAGGAGGAGCGAATCCTCTTTCCCGCCATCCGCTCCCTCGAGGCCGGCCAGCCCAGCCACGGCGTCGCCGGTCCGATCGAGGTCATGCACGCCGAGCACGACCACGCGGGAGCGGACCTCGCCGCCATGAGGGGACTCACGGACGAGTTTCGGCCAGCCGCGGATGCGTGCAACACCCACCGCGCCCTGCTGCACGCCCTGGCCGAGTTGGAGGCCGATATGCACCAGCACGTGCACAAAGAGAACAACATCCTCTTCCCGCGGGCGATCGAGAAGGAGGGCGTCCCAACCTAG
- a CDS encoding DUF4838 domain-containing protein translates to MNALAILACVPCLQSGLVAAKATVLIQPGATPAEQHAAHELRDHLAQITGVELALQTDATQAPTGSIVVGQGPLAKKLFPDVRWEQLGQEQTLVKSKGGVLLVAGGKPRGTLYAVYRLLGEKCGVRWWTPWATTVPKNPNLVLPPMDWSETPAFEYRDAYWYHAFDPDWAARNFCNGFNARLGPERGGRVEYQGFVHTYYGLVPPDPNFAQHPEWFSLIDGKRTTDSAQLCTTNPELREFVVRQVEAQLRANPQATIISVSQNDCFRPCQCENCRALAAREGSDSALVLDLANFVGERIEKEFPGVAVDTIAYQWSRKPPLHMKPRPNVIVRLCSIECNFAYPLDAPENASFGDDLRGWSKLSNRLYVWDYCTDFAHYVQPHPDEFTLGPTIRFFAENGVKGVFEEGAYQSNGASMAELKAWLIAQLMWDPKQDPQKLVDEFLNGYYGAAAPWVRRYLELMAAEAKGWNLTFASPTTAGFLRYDVVVKARTELIQGAWRVTGPERWRLDQIVATLDYVTLARWTEFRREALKAGDPWLGPGTRSEFGAAWLKTVSGGGAPWGWTPVTHVNESGLSPQGFINRLGPEPAPPVLRVLPPRPAKTAPPQGLAEGIDLQDDLANLWREPDGAELRPDPLASDGIACWMPGSHLEWAFQIPSNRGKGVEGTRYKVFVVVRLDTEGSDASPGFSAGVYDTDARKELHSHVFPIDQTSPGYRAYELGTVVWSPTLTVWVAPPANGRVHAVWVDRVYLVPESGL, encoded by the coding sequence GTGAACGCCCTCGCGATTCTCGCGTGTGTGCCGTGCCTTCAATCCGGCCTGGTCGCGGCCAAGGCGACGGTCTTGATCCAACCCGGGGCAACGCCCGCCGAGCAACACGCCGCGCACGAGTTGCGCGACCACCTGGCGCAGATCACCGGTGTCGAACTTGCCCTGCAGACCGATGCCACGCAGGCGCCCACGGGTTCCATCGTGGTGGGCCAGGGACCCCTGGCCAAGAAGCTGTTCCCGGACGTCCGTTGGGAGCAACTCGGCCAGGAACAGACGCTGGTCAAGAGCAAGGGCGGCGTGCTGCTCGTCGCCGGCGGCAAGCCCCGAGGGACGCTCTACGCCGTCTACCGCCTCCTGGGCGAGAAGTGCGGAGTGCGCTGGTGGACCCCCTGGGCGACGACGGTTCCGAAGAACCCGAACCTCGTCCTGCCGCCGATGGATTGGAGCGAGACCCCGGCGTTCGAGTATCGGGATGCGTACTGGTACCACGCGTTCGACCCCGACTGGGCGGCGCGCAACTTCTGCAACGGGTTCAACGCCCGCCTGGGACCCGAGCGCGGCGGGCGGGTCGAATACCAGGGCTTCGTGCACACCTACTACGGTCTCGTCCCTCCCGACCCCAACTTTGCCCAGCATCCCGAGTGGTTCAGCCTGATCGACGGCAAGCGCACGACGGACAGCGCCCAGCTCTGCACCACCAACCCCGAGCTGCGCGAGTTCGTCGTGCGCCAAGTCGAGGCGCAGCTTCGGGCCAACCCGCAGGCCACGATCATCTCGGTGTCGCAGAACGACTGCTTCCGACCGTGCCAATGCGAGAACTGCCGCGCGCTGGCGGCGCGGGAGGGTTCGGATTCGGCACTCGTGCTGGACCTGGCGAACTTCGTAGGCGAGCGGATCGAGAAAGAGTTCCCGGGCGTCGCCGTGGACACGATTGCCTACCAGTGGTCGCGGAAGCCGCCTCTTCACATGAAGCCGCGGCCGAACGTCATCGTCCGGCTTTGCAGCATCGAGTGCAACTTCGCGTATCCGCTCGACGCGCCCGAGAACGCGTCCTTCGGCGACGATCTGAGGGGCTGGAGCAAGCTCTCGAATCGGCTTTACGTATGGGATTACTGCACGGATTTCGCCCATTACGTGCAACCGCACCCGGACGAGTTCACGCTCGGACCCACGATACGGTTCTTTGCCGAGAACGGGGTGAAGGGCGTGTTCGAGGAGGGGGCGTACCAGTCGAACGGCGCGTCGATGGCCGAGCTGAAGGCTTGGTTGATCGCGCAACTGATGTGGGATCCCAAGCAGGACCCGCAGAAGCTGGTCGACGAGTTCCTGAACGGCTACTACGGCGCCGCCGCTCCGTGGGTGCGCCGCTATCTGGAGCTGATGGCGGCAGAGGCCAAGGGGTGGAACCTCACCTTCGCCTCCCCCACGACGGCGGGCTTCCTGCGTTACGATGTGGTGGTCAAAGCCCGCACGGAGCTGATTCAGGGGGCGTGGCGGGTGACGGGACCGGAGCGCTGGCGTCTCGACCAGATCGTGGCGACGCTCGACTACGTGACGTTGGCGCGTTGGACCGAGTTCCGACGCGAGGCGCTGAAGGCGGGCGATCCATGGCTCGGGCCCGGGACCCGGTCGGAGTTCGGTGCGGCGTGGCTGAAGACGGTGTCCGGCGGCGGCGCGCCGTGGGGGTGGACCCCGGTGACGCACGTGAACGAATCCGGTCTGAGCCCACAGGGGTTTATCAACCGCCTTGGCCCCGAACCCGCGCCGCCCGTTCTGCGAGTCTTGCCGCCGCGTCCGGCGAAGACCGCACCCCCGCAAGGCCTCGCCGAGGGCATCGATCTTCAGGACGATCTCGCGAACCTGTGGCGCGAGCCGGATGGGGCCGAACTCCGGCCCGACCCCTTGGCCAGCGACGGCATCGCGTGTTGGATGCCGGGATCGCATCTCGAGTGGGCATTCCAGATCCCCTCGAACCGAGGGAAGGGCGTCGAGGGCACACGCTATAAAGTATTTGTCGTAGTGCGCCTCGACACGGAAGGCAGCGACGCCTCGCCCGGCTTCTCCGCGGGTGTCTACGATACGGATGCCCGCAAGGAGCTGCACTCGCACGTCTTCCCGATCGACCAGACCTCGCCGGGCTACCGAGCCTACGAGTTGGGAACGGTTGTCTGGTCGCCCACGCTCACCGTTTGGGTCGCACCCCCCGCGAACGGGCGGGTGCATGCCGTCTGGGTGGACCGGGTGTATCTGGTCCCTGAGAGTGGTCTCTAG
- a CDS encoding GNAT family N-acetyltransferase, whose translation MLLRLQDALVESTSATRDTTKAGGYVVMLTPDDPMVWLNYAVPVSEEAAHGVEAMIAVFQAADRTPRLEFFPDVWPGVAEVLDAQGFVCEKRMPIMVLEARDWVGLKTEIDVRDVDAQTFGPMNAVLAEAFGMPPAEPADPQADPAFERIASGATLAAAALVDGVVVGGGFAVGTTEVREIAGIGTAAAFRRRGIASAVIAHLLDRFFKDGGDLAWLTPGDDGAKSVYSRLGFEPIGEQVCYALPSGREL comes from the coding sequence GTGCTCCTCCGTCTGCAGGACGCCTTGGTCGAGTCCACCTCTGCCACGAGGGACACGACGAAGGCTGGCGGATACGTTGTGATGCTGACGCCAGACGACCCGATGGTGTGGCTGAACTACGCGGTCCCCGTTTCCGAGGAGGCAGCCCATGGCGTGGAAGCCATGATTGCAGTCTTCCAAGCCGCGGACCGGACCCCTCGGCTCGAGTTCTTCCCCGATGTCTGGCCGGGAGTGGCCGAGGTACTCGACGCCCAGGGCTTCGTGTGCGAAAAGCGAATGCCGATCATGGTCTTGGAGGCTCGGGACTGGGTCGGATTGAAGACGGAGATCGACGTTCGAGACGTGGACGCCCAGACGTTCGGTCCGATGAACGCCGTGTTGGCCGAGGCGTTTGGCATGCCTCCGGCGGAGCCTGCAGACCCACAGGCCGACCCCGCGTTCGAGCGGATCGCCTCGGGCGCGACTCTGGCCGCCGCTGCCCTGGTCGACGGGGTGGTGGTTGGCGGAGGCTTTGCGGTTGGGACCACCGAGGTGCGTGAGATTGCCGGGATCGGTACTGCTGCTGCGTTCCGGAGACGCGGGATCGCTTCGGCGGTGATCGCGCATCTGTTGGACCGGTTCTTCAAGGACGGTGGCGATCTGGCCTGGTTGACGCCGGGCGATGACGGGGCGAAGTCCGTCTATTCGCGCTTGGGATTCGAACCCATCGGCGAGCAGGTTTGCTACGCACTGCCGTCGGGGCGGGAGCTATGA
- a CDS encoding bifunctional acetate--CoA ligase family protein/GNAT family N-acetyltransferase — protein MSILNLDRIFKPQRIAVIGASDHPNTVGYSLLRNLIGAGFEGVVYPVNKKRESVQGIHAYPSVADLPKAPDLAIIATPAATVPDLVRECGNAGIMGVIVISAGFKEVGAEGKQLEEQLRAAWKSFPGMRIIGPNCLGVIVPKAHLNASFAAGNPREGHIGFVSQSGALCTSVLDWAIAEGIGFSHFVSLGNSMDVGFGDLIDYFGEDRNNHSAILYIESLFNARSFMSAARAYSRNRPIVAYKAGRFAESAAAAASHTGAMAGEDSVFDAAFQRAGIVRVFDIADIFDCAELLGRKRQVRGPNLAIVTNAGGPGVMATDTLLSLNGKLATLHEDTLEKLNAALPPAWSHGNPVDVLGDSGPERFGDAVQEVLADPGVDAVLAVLSPQAVTDPTKTAQNLAAVTADASKPVLAAWMGGNMMAGGIQLLNQAGVPTYTTPEQGVRAFMNLYSYGRNQEILHETPREIPMEFSLDRRRLRDLFDIILMEGQEILSETVSKALLEAYEIPVTKPMAARSEDEAAENARRIGFPVVLKVLSPQITHKTDVGGVVLDLPDEASVRAAYRQIVEQAKAARPDADVQGVTVQAMVRAQDGIELIVGAKKDATFGAVIMVGTGGIAAEVMRDRVLGLPPLNESLARRMLESLKSWPLLEGYRGRPGVHLDRLIEALMRFSYLIADYPEIKEIDINPLVATPEGVLALDARVVIDRDLVGTPIRKYSHLAIAPYPDEWVRKTKLSDGTHVLLRPIKPEDEPNWHEMLAKASQESLRFRFRYLFKGTTHEMAARYCTIDYDREMAIIAEIGEDDEREMIGVGRMVADPDLKTAEYAAFVVDEWQGKGLGIQFTQYLEEIGRRWGIERLVAETSTDNLAMQATFRKCGYTLEHRMEDNVVMATKDLRETAVAT, from the coding sequence TTGAGCATTCTGAATCTCGACCGAATTTTCAAACCTCAACGCATCGCCGTCATCGGCGCATCGGACCACCCCAACACCGTCGGCTACTCGCTCCTGCGAAACCTGATCGGCGCGGGGTTCGAGGGCGTCGTTTACCCCGTCAACAAGAAGCGCGAATCGGTGCAGGGCATCCACGCCTACCCGAGCGTCGCCGATCTGCCCAAGGCCCCGGATCTGGCGATCATCGCGACACCGGCGGCCACGGTGCCCGACCTGGTCCGCGAGTGTGGAAACGCCGGGATCATGGGGGTCATCGTCATCTCCGCTGGGTTCAAAGAGGTCGGGGCGGAGGGGAAGCAGTTGGAGGAGCAGCTTCGGGCGGCTTGGAAGTCGTTTCCCGGCATGCGGATCATCGGCCCGAACTGCCTCGGCGTCATCGTTCCCAAGGCGCACCTGAACGCCAGTTTCGCCGCGGGGAACCCGCGCGAAGGCCACATCGGGTTCGTGTCGCAGTCGGGCGCCCTCTGCACTTCGGTGTTGGACTGGGCCATCGCCGAGGGGATCGGGTTCTCGCACTTCGTGAGCCTCGGCAACTCCATGGACGTCGGGTTTGGAGACCTGATCGACTACTTTGGCGAAGACCGGAACAACCACTCGGCCATCCTCTACATCGAGTCGCTCTTCAACGCCCGCTCGTTCATGAGCGCCGCCCGCGCCTACTCCCGCAACCGACCGATCGTGGCGTACAAGGCGGGCCGGTTCGCCGAAAGCGCCGCGGCGGCGGCCTCGCACACGGGGGCGATGGCGGGCGAGGACAGCGTGTTCGACGCCGCGTTCCAACGCGCGGGCATCGTGCGGGTGTTCGACATCGCCGACATCTTCGACTGCGCCGAGCTTCTGGGCCGAAAGAGGCAGGTGCGGGGCCCCAACCTCGCGATCGTCACCAACGCCGGCGGCCCCGGGGTGATGGCCACCGACACGCTGCTCTCCTTGAACGGCAAGCTGGCGACCCTCCACGAGGACACGCTTGAAAAGCTGAACGCCGCGCTCCCGCCCGCCTGGTCGCACGGCAACCCCGTGGACGTCCTCGGGGACTCGGGCCCGGAACGGTTTGGAGACGCCGTCCAGGAGGTGCTCGCCGATCCGGGGGTGGATGCGGTGCTCGCCGTCCTTTCTCCTCAAGCGGTCACCGATCCCACGAAGACCGCCCAGAATCTCGCGGCCGTGACCGCGGATGCCAGCAAGCCGGTGCTTGCCGCATGGATGGGTGGAAACATGATGGCCGGAGGCATCCAACTTCTCAACCAGGCGGGAGTCCCCACGTACACGACTCCCGAGCAGGGCGTCCGCGCCTTCATGAACCTCTACTCGTACGGGCGCAACCAGGAGATCCTGCACGAGACGCCCCGCGAGATACCGATGGAGTTCTCGCTGGATCGGCGGCGCCTCCGCGACCTGTTCGACATCATCCTCATGGAGGGGCAGGAGATCCTCTCCGAAACCGTGTCGAAGGCGCTCCTGGAGGCGTACGAGATCCCGGTGACCAAGCCCATGGCGGCGCGCTCGGAGGACGAAGCGGCCGAAAACGCCAGGCGCATCGGCTTTCCCGTCGTGCTGAAGGTGCTTTCGCCGCAGATCACGCACAAGACCGACGTGGGCGGGGTCGTGTTGGACCTCCCCGACGAGGCCTCCGTTCGGGCGGCGTACCGGCAGATCGTGGAGCAGGCCAAGGCCGCGCGGCCCGATGCCGACGTGCAGGGTGTGACCGTGCAGGCCATGGTCCGCGCCCAAGACGGAATCGAGCTGATTGTCGGAGCGAAGAAGGACGCGACGTTCGGGGCGGTGATCATGGTGGGCACCGGGGGCATCGCCGCCGAGGTGATGCGCGACCGGGTGCTGGGTCTGCCGCCTCTGAACGAGAGTCTCGCGCGGCGCATGCTCGAAAGCCTGAAGTCCTGGCCGCTGCTCGAGGGGTACCGGGGCCGGCCCGGAGTGCATCTCGATCGCCTCATCGAGGCGCTGATGCGGTTCTCGTACCTGATTGCGGACTATCCCGAGATCAAGGAGATCGACATCAACCCGCTGGTGGCGACTCCCGAGGGCGTGCTCGCGCTCGATGCGCGCGTGGTCATCGACCGCGACCTGGTGGGGACACCCATTCGGAAGTACAGCCATCTGGCGATCGCGCCCTACCCCGACGAGTGGGTGCGCAAGACCAAGCTGAGCGACGGCACGCACGTGCTCCTGCGCCCCATCAAGCCCGAGGACGAGCCGAACTGGCACGAGATGCTCGCCAAAGCCAGCCAAGAGTCGCTTCGCTTTCGGTTCCGCTACCTGTTCAAAGGCACGACCCACGAGATGGCCGCACGGTACTGCACGATCGACTACGATCGCGAGATGGCGATCATCGCCGAGATCGGCGAGGACGACGAGCGCGAGATGATCGGGGTTGGCCGGATGGTCGCCGATCCCGATCTGAAAACCGCCGAGTACGCGGCCTTCGTGGTGGACGAGTGGCAGGGCAAGGGCCTCGGCATCCAGTTCACGCAATACCTCGAGGAGATCGGCCGCAGGTGGGGGATCGAACGCCTGGTGGCCGAAACCTCGACCGACAACCTCGCGATGCAGGCGACGTTCCGCAAGTGCGGCTACACGCTGGAGCACCGCATGGAGGACAACGTCGTGATGGCGACCAAGGATTTGCGCGAAACGGCGGTCGCGACGTAG